One region of Xyrauchen texanus isolate HMW12.3.18 chromosome 11, RBS_HiC_50CHRs, whole genome shotgun sequence genomic DNA includes:
- the LOC127651693 gene encoding NACHT, LRR and PYD domains-containing protein 3-like — translation MKSNNSIIQPVAFCDKLGINTQRYVIDLQQDSHKPVDNVLKRVKEQHKTSMKNKYESIYEGIKLQDNQTLLNRIYTQIYLIEGESEGVNEEHEVLHMEKTPRTQHLQDTPIYCNDIFKPLPEPGCEEKRKVQIKTVLTKGIAGIGKTVSVQKFILDWAEGKANQDVDFMFVLPFRELNLIKDEQYSLHKLLLDFHPELLDLDSKSYEECKVVFIFDGLDESRIPLMFSDSEKGSDVTETSSVGVLMSKLIKGDLLPSAFIWITSRPAAANQIPSKYIKRVTEIQGFNDPQKEEYFRKRISDEHQASRIISHIRRARSLHIMCHIPVFCWISSTVLQNILKQDDSAEIPQTLTEMYIHFLLIQINMRNQKYEERDPEKLLQSSREVIVKLAEVAFKQLMKGNVMFYEEDLRESGIDVTDASVYSGICTEIFKEESVIHQRKVYSFVHLSFQEFLAAFHCYHSYVCTTTEAVKTFDSLYNLLKGAVDKAVKSDNGYLDLFLRFLLGISLESNQRLLQDLLTHTENSIECIMETIIYIKSKLREGHGLSADRSINLFLCLLEMKEQTLYREIQDFVKSDKHSENKLSPAQCSTITYMLQMSEEVQDELDLKKFNTSEEGRKRLLPAVSNCRKALFADSNLSGQFCDIVVSALQSPNSLLRELDLSNNDLQDSGVKLISDALKSTNCKLEILRLSGCMVTKVGCCYVASALCSNPSHLTELDLSYNHPGESGVKQLSERLNNPNCKLDKLNLDHNEHFRITPGLLKYACELTLDPNTADTRFSLSKGNRKATYMKEQQPYLDHPERFEKCPQVLCRESLTGRCYWEAELSGRGAYISMAYKGISRKGENDDCLFGCNEKSWCLDYSYNRFSAWYNNNGIHMPTPTPTSDRFGVYLDWSAGTLSFYSVSDTHTLTHLHTFNTTFTEPLYAGFGIYPDTSVSLCQI, via the exons ATGAAGAGCAACAATTCCATTATTCAACCTGTTGCATTTTGTGACAAATTAGGAATCAATACTCAAAGGTATGTCATTG ACCTGCAGCAGGATTCTCACAAACCAGTTGATAATGTCCTGAAGAGAGTCAAAGAGCAACACAAAACCAGCATGAAAAACAAGTATGAGAGCATATATGAGGGAATCAAACTACAAGATAATCAAACCCTCCTGAACAGGATTTACACACAGATATATCTTatagagggagagagtgaagggGTGAATGAAGAACATGAGGTTTTACACATGGAGAAAACACCCAGAACTCAACACTTACAAGACACTCCAATCTactgcaatgacatctttaaaccTTTACCTGAACCAGGATGTGAGGAGAAGAGAAAAGTCCAAATAAAGACTGTTCTTACTAAAGGCATCGCTGGAATTGGAAAaacagtctctgtgcagaagttcattctgGACTGGGCCGAGGGAAAAGCCAATCAGGATGTAGACTTCATGTTTGTGCTTCCATTTCGAGAGCTGAACTTGATTAAAGATGAGCAGTACAGTCTTCACAAACTTCTGCTGGACTTTCATCCTGAACTTCTTGATCTGGACTCAAAGAGTTATGAGGAGTGTAAAGTTGTGTTCatctttgatggtctggatgaaaGCAGAATTCCACTGATGTTTTCAGATAGTGAGAAAGGTTCTGATGTGACTGAGACTTCATCAGTGGGTGTGCTGATGTCAAAACTCATCAAAGGAGATCTGCTTCCCTCTGCTTtcatctggatcacctccagaccagcagcagccaatcagatccccTCCAAATACATCAAGCGTGTGACAGAAATACAGGGattcaatgaccctcagaaggaggaatatttcaggaagagaatcagtgatgagcatcaagccagcagaatcatctcacacattagaagagcaagaagcctccacatcatgtgccacataccagtcttctgttggatcTCATCCACTGTGCTTCAAAACATCCTGAAACAAGATGACAGTGCAGAAATCCCTCAAACTCTGACTGAAATGTACATCCACTTCCTGCTCATTCAGATCAATATGAGGAATCAGAAGTATGAAGAGAGAGATCCAGAGAAACTCCTGCAGTCCAGCAGAGAAGTGATTGTGAAACTCGCTGAAGTGGCTTTCAAACAACTTATGAAGGGCAATGTCAtgttctatgaggaggacctgagagagagTGGCATAGATGTCACTGATGCCTCAGTGTATTCTGGGATCTGCACTGAGATCTTTAAGGAGGAATCTGTGATTCATCAGAGGAAAGTCTACAGCTTCGTACATCTCAGCTTCCAGGAGTTTCTGGCTGCTTTTCATTGCTATCACAGCTATGTATGTACTACTACAGAGGCAGTGAAGACTTTTGATTCATTGTATAATTTACTTAAGGGAGCTGTTGATAAAGCTGTCAAGAGTGACAATGGATACCTTGATCTTTTCTTGCGATTCCTGCTGGGCATCTCACTGGAGTCCAATCAGAGGCTCTTACAGGATCTACTTACACACACAGAGAACAGCATAGAATGCATCATggaaaccattatttatattaaaagtaaACTCAGAGAGGGACATGGATTATCAGCTGATcgatccatcaatctgttcctcTGTCTGCTGGAGATGAAAGAACAGACTCTGTACAGAGAAATTCAGGATTTTGTGAAATCAGACAAACACTCAGAGAATAAACTCTCTCCTGCTCAATGTTCAACAATCACCTACATGCTTCAGATGTCAGAGGAGGTGCAGGATGAGCTTGACCTGAAGAAATTCAACACATCAGAGGAGGGTAGAAAAAGACTGTTACCTGCTGTGAGCAACTGCAGAAAAGCTCT TTTTGCTGATTCTAATCTCAGTGGTCAATTTTGTGACATTGTGGTCTCAGCTCTACAATCACCAAACTCCCTcctgagagagctggatctgagtaacaatgacctgcaggattcaggagtgaagttgatctctgatgcactgaagagtacaAACTGTAAACTAGAGATACTTCG ATTgtctggctgtatggtgacaaAGGTCGGCTGTTGTTATGTGGCTTCAGCTCTTTGTTCAAACCCTTCACACTTgacagagctggatctgagctacaatcatccaggagaatcaggagtcaaaCAGCTCTCTGAAAGACTCAACAATCCAAACTGCAAACTGGACAAACTCAA TCTGGACCATAATGAACACTTCAGAATCACACCAGGACTACTGAAAT ATGCCTGTGAACTCACACTGGATCCAAACACAGCAGACACTCGTTTCTCCCTGTCTAAAGGTAACAGAAAGGCCACATATATGAAAGAGCAACAGCCATATCttgatcatccagagagatttgaaaAGTGTCCTCAAGTtttgtgtagagagagtctgactggacgctgttactgggaggcTGAATTGAGCGGGAGGGGTGCTTATATATCAATGGCATATAAAGGAATCAGCAGGAAAGGAGAAAATGATGACTGTTTGTTTGGATGCAATGAAAAGTCCTGGTGTCTGGACTACTCATATAACAGATTCAGCGCCTGGTACAACAATAACGGCATACACATGCCCACCCCTACACCCACgtctgacagatttggagtgtATCTGGACTGGTCGGCtggcactctgtccttctacagcgtctctgacacacacacactcacacacttacacacattcaaCACCACATTCACTGAACCTCTCTATGCTGGATTTGGGATTTATCCTGATACTTCAGTGTCTCTTTGTCAGATTTAA
- the LOC127651698 gene encoding basement membrane-specific heparan sulfate proteoglycan core protein-like, with protein sequence MKGHTAAVIFTVLLHTVCGQTPVVSIRPRAADVKPGETVRFQCRVVSGSQPVQLEWKKIQNQQFGDNVKIGSDGAVLTITNVRLNNQGGYRCIATNAQGKGTVTASLSIKQPPKVRVTPSSPLTVRVGETVSLECIASGRSQLSVSWYKEERGSETALDSIMTADTTAVLQVTVTTAEDAGIFVCRAQSKEGLSEERVELKLEGGADMMPQASVTNTDLTAVEGHTVTMHCHATGFPTPVISWSKLRAPLPWQYQVTGGSLTLIKVGRQDSGQYICNATNVLGFSEAYVQLEVDSPPYATTLTEEIVARRGDAMRLQCLAHGTHPIHYRWTRVGGAAMSRGAETTKDGLLKIGQLKVTDSGTYKCVATNHVGSSEAKTKVTVKA encoded by the exons ATGAAGGGTCACACTGCAGCGGTGATTTTCACAGTTCTTCTGCACACGG TATGTGGTCAGACCCCAGTCGTGTCCATCAGGCCCCGCGCGGCGGACGTTAAACCCGGCGAGACTGTGAGGTTCCAGTGCCGCGTGGTGAGCGGGTCACAGCCCGTCCAGCTGGAGTGGAAGAAGATCCAAAACCAGCAGTTTGGAG ATAATGTTAAGATTGGATCCGATGGTGCAGTTCTGACTATTACCAATGTCCGTCTCAATAACCAGGGTGGATACCGCTGCATTGCAACTAATGCACAGGGAAAAGGGACCGTCACTGCCTCCCTGTCCATCAAAC AGCCTCCAAAGGTTCGAGTGACGCCATCCAGCCCACTGACGGTCAGAGTGGGCGAGACTGTGTCTCTAGAATGCATTGCCTCAGGGAGGTCACAACTCTCCGTCAGCTGGTACAAAGAGGAAAGAGGAAGTGAGACGGCGCTTGATTCCATCATGACAGCAGATACCACAGCTGTGCTGCAG GTCACTGTGACGACAGCAGAGGATGCTGGGATATTTGTGTGTCGTGCTCAGAGCAAAGAGGGGCTTTCTGAGGAGAGGGTGGAGCTTAAACTGGAGGGCGGGGCTGATATGATGCCCCAAGCATCAGTAaccaatacagatctcacagccGTTGAAGGCCATACGGTGACCATGCACTGCCATGCTACTG GTTTTCCCACTCCAGTCATTTCCTGGTCTAAACTGCGAGCGCCGTTGCCATGGCAGTACCAGGTGACTGGAGGAAGTCTTACTCTTATTAAAGTGGGACGACAAGATTCAG gccaGTACATCTGCAACGCCACAAATGTTTTGGGATTCAGCGAGGCGTACGTGCAGTTGGAGGTGGATT CCCCTCCATACGCCACCACACTGACGGAAGAAATAGTGGCACGCCGAGGTGATGCCATGCGTCTGCAGTGTCTCGCCCACGGCACTCATCCAATCCACTACCGCTGGACACGTGTGGGCGGGGCAGCCATGTCCCGAGGGGCGGAGACCACCAAAGACGGCTTGTTGAAGATTGGTCAGCTGAAAGTAACGGACAGCGGAACTTATAAGTGTGTGGCGACCAATCACGTGGGCTCCAGTGAAGCCAAAACCAAAGTCACTGTGAAAG CTTAA